One Proteinivorax tanatarense DNA segment encodes these proteins:
- the lipA gene encoding lipoyl synthase, whose product MDIKRKPKWLRVKLNDAHKDKYVKNILNRLSLNTVCEEANCPNKIECFSKKTATFMILGSQCSRNCSFCNVSNNHLEEVDENEPENVAIAATELGLKHVVITSVTRDDLLDGGAMHFAKVIKALRNKNKNIAIEVLIPDFKGDKNAIKYVVEAKPDIINHNIETVPRLYDAVRPQAVYQRSLEVLQEIKNLDSDIYTKSGIMVGLGETCEEVAKTMKDLKNYSCDFLTVGQYLPPSKSHYPVAEYVTPERFKLYKEKALQIGFTFVASEPLVRSSYKASDMLAKAE is encoded by the coding sequence ATGGATATAAAAAGAAAGCCGAAATGGCTTAGGGTAAAATTAAATGATGCCCATAAAGATAAATACGTTAAAAATATTTTGAATCGGTTATCTTTAAACACAGTTTGTGAAGAGGCGAATTGTCCTAATAAAATTGAGTGCTTTAGTAAAAAAACAGCAACTTTTATGATCCTTGGAAGCCAATGCTCTAGAAACTGCAGTTTTTGTAATGTCTCTAACAATCACTTAGAAGAAGTTGATGAAAATGAGCCTGAAAATGTTGCAATAGCAGCTACAGAGTTGGGGTTAAAGCATGTAGTTATAACTTCAGTTACTAGGGACGATCTGTTAGATGGAGGAGCAATGCATTTTGCTAAAGTTATAAAAGCTTTAAGAAACAAAAATAAAAATATAGCAATAGAGGTATTGATTCCAGATTTTAAAGGGGATAAAAATGCAATTAAATATGTAGTGGAAGCAAAACCAGATATCATTAATCATAATATTGAAACCGTACCAAGGTTATATGATGCAGTAAGACCACAAGCTGTTTATCAAAGGTCGCTAGAGGTACTTCAAGAAATTAAAAACTTAGATTCTGATATATATACTAAGTCTGGAATAATGGTTGGACTAGGGGAAACTTGCGAAGAGGTTGCTAAAACTATGAAAGACTTAAAAAATTACAGTTGCGACTTTTTGACGGTAGGTCAATATCTCCCGCCAAGTAAAAGCCATTATCCAGTAGCCGAATATGTAACACCGGAAAGATTTAAACTTTATAAAGAAAAGGCACTTCAGATAGGTTTTACTTTTGTAGCTTCTGAACCATTAGTAAGAAGCTCCTACAAAGCATCGGATATGCTAGCCAAGGCTGAATAG
- the lipB gene encoding lipoyl(octanoyl) transferase LipB — MKEKLKVISLGKCHYKEALEIQIEMLKKRQKGEIEDTLILVEHPPVITTGRNASKSNIIVSEDYLDREGIELFETNRGGDVTYHGDGQLVGYPIFNLEDNNLGVRQFVEKLEQVFIDLLIKEYGIKATRHEKHRGVWVQDQKVVAIGIAVKHGVTMHGFAFNVNTNLEHFKLIVPCGLTEMGVTSVEQLEGQKVDLKEANNLTLKHFCMNFNYTGYEMLQS, encoded by the coding sequence TTGAAGGAAAAGTTAAAAGTTATTTCGCTAGGCAAATGTCATTATAAAGAGGCGTTGGAAATCCAGATAGAAATGTTAAAGAAGAGGCAAAAGGGTGAAATAGAGGATACTCTGATTTTAGTGGAACATCCTCCCGTTATAACTACAGGAAGAAATGCTTCAAAATCTAATATTATTGTTTCAGAGGATTATTTAGACAGAGAAGGAATAGAACTTTTTGAAACAAACAGGGGAGGGGACGTGACCTATCACGGAGATGGTCAGCTAGTTGGATATCCAATTTTCAACTTAGAAGATAATAATCTTGGGGTAAGGCAATTTGTAGAGAAATTAGAGCAGGTTTTTATTGATCTTTTAATAAAAGAGTATGGAATAAAAGCTACTAGGCACGAAAAGCATAGGGGAGTTTGGGTACAAGATCAAAAGGTTGTAGCTATTGGGATAGCGGTGAAACATGGGGTGACAATGCACGGATTTGCTTTTAACGTAAATACGAATTTGGAGCATTTTAAGCTCATTGTCCCTTGTGGTTTAACGGAGATGGGAGTAACTTCAGTTGAACAGTTAGAAGGACAAAAAGTAGACCTTAAAGAAGCTAACAATTTAACGTTAAAGCACTTTTGTATGAATTTTAATTATACTGGATACGAAATGCTTCAAAGTTGA
- a CDS encoding YaiI/YqxD family protein translates to MKIIVDADGCPVRKEVVKLAKEFQVPLLLVKNIYHDINEDYGEILTVDANQDMADHVIVKHTNKGDIVVTQDYGLAALSLGKSAYVIHQDGWFFTNENIDGLLMKRHINQQMRKKQKKYTKTAKRKQKDNEAFEAKLRQFMMKKLNSDCKSL, encoded by the coding sequence ATGAAGATTATTGTGGATGCAGATGGTTGTCCAGTTAGAAAAGAAGTGGTAAAACTAGCAAAAGAGTTTCAAGTACCCCTGTTGTTAGTCAAAAATATCTATCATGATATAAATGAAGATTATGGAGAAATTTTAACCGTTGATGCTAATCAAGATATGGCAGATCATGTTATTGTAAAACACACAAACAAAGGTGACATAGTTGTGACGCAAGATTACGGATTAGCTGCACTATCTCTTGGCAAAAGCGCATATGTTATACATCAAGATGGATGGTTCTTTACAAACGAAAATATTGATGGATTGTTAATGAAAAGACATATCAACCAGCAGATGCGGAAAAAGCAAAAAAAATATACAAAAACAGCAAAAAGAAAACAAAAGGATAATGAAGCTTTCGAAGCAAAATTGCGACAGTTTATGATGAAAAAGCTAAATTCAGATTGCAAAAGTTTATAG
- the pruA gene encoding L-glutamate gamma-semialdehyde dehydrogenase, with the protein MIDNLFSFKRPSNEMPNDFKVNSVERKELKFKLEEYSKKVIEIPLIINGKEVRTGDMGEVRMPHNHKHILANYHKAGEKEISMAVEASREAKKEWENMPWQMRALVFKKAAALIAGPYRQVMNAVTMLGQSKNAYQAEIEAVCELVDFFEFNTHYISKMYKEQPDSTRTVINQLDYRPLEGFVFAVTPFNFTAIGGNLPSAPAMVGNTVVWKPALTAVYSNYFVMKILQEAGLPSGVINFIPGDGAKVADVVLKKDDLAGIHFTGSTTVFNSMWKKVAQNLEKYKTYPKIVGETGGKDFVVVHPSADNNEVVTGLIRGAYEYQGQKCSAASRAYIPESKWAEIKNSLIKEVKNIKVGPVEEFSNFVNAVIDQKAFDKIENYIDYARKSPEAEIIAGGTCDDTKGYFISPTLILTENPKFKTMVEEIFGPVLTIFVYPDDEFEQTLKLVNETSPYGLTGSIFAKDRQAQLKAIKELRQAAGNFYVNDKPTTAIVGQQPFGGARASGTNDKAGAEQNLSRWISPRVVKETLVPAKDYKYPFMDE; encoded by the coding sequence ATGATTGATAATTTATTTTCATTTAAAAGGCCATCTAATGAAATGCCAAATGATTTTAAAGTAAATAGTGTAGAAAGGAAAGAATTAAAGTTTAAACTTGAGGAATACTCCAAAAAGGTGATAGAGATTCCTCTTATAATCAACGGTAAAGAAGTAAGGACAGGAGATATGGGCGAGGTTAGAATGCCTCATAATCATAAACACATTCTTGCTAATTATCATAAAGCAGGAGAAAAAGAAATAAGCATGGCTGTTGAAGCTTCTAGAGAAGCTAAAAAAGAGTGGGAAAACATGCCATGGCAAATGAGAGCTTTAGTTTTTAAAAAGGCGGCAGCACTCATTGCCGGTCCTTATAGACAGGTAATGAATGCAGTTACAATGTTAGGTCAGTCTAAAAATGCATATCAAGCAGAAATTGAAGCTGTTTGTGAGCTGGTGGATTTTTTCGAGTTTAACACCCATTATATAAGCAAAATGTATAAAGAACAGCCTGACTCAACGAGAACAGTAATTAATCAGCTTGATTATAGGCCGTTAGAAGGATTTGTTTTTGCTGTTACACCATTTAACTTTACTGCAATTGGGGGGAACTTACCCTCGGCACCTGCTATGGTTGGAAATACAGTTGTATGGAAACCTGCCTTAACAGCAGTATATTCTAATTACTTTGTGATGAAAATCTTACAAGAAGCAGGTTTGCCATCTGGAGTTATAAACTTTATACCAGGCGACGGAGCAAAAGTAGCTGATGTAGTGTTAAAGAAAGATGATTTAGCAGGAATTCACTTTACAGGCTCTACTACAGTTTTTAACAGTATGTGGAAGAAAGTTGCTCAAAATCTAGAAAAATACAAGACCTATCCTAAAATAGTTGGAGAAACTGGAGGAAAGGACTTTGTAGTTGTTCATCCTTCAGCTGATAATAATGAAGTTGTAACAGGTTTAATCCGTGGTGCTTATGAATATCAAGGCCAAAAATGTTCCGCTGCTAGTAGAGCATATATACCTGAAAGCAAATGGGCAGAAATCAAAAACTCATTAATTAAAGAAGTAAAAAATATTAAAGTAGGGCCAGTTGAAGAGTTTAGCAATTTTGTCAATGCTGTAATCGATCAAAAAGCGTTTGATAAAATAGAAAATTATATTGACTATGCTCGAAAATCTCCAGAAGCTGAAATAATAGCTGGGGGTACATGTGATGATACAAAAGGATACTTTATTTCTCCAACTTTAATACTTACAGAAAATCCAAAGTTTAAAACAATGGTAGAGGAAATATTTGGCCCTGTGCTGACTATTTTTGTTTATCCCGACGATGAATTTGAACAAACATTAAAACTTGTTAACGAAACATCTCCTTATGGTTTAACAGGGAGTATTTTTGCTAAAGATAGGCAAGCCCAACTAAAAGCAATAAAGGAACTTAGACAGGCAGCTGGAAACTTCTATGTTAATGATAAACCTACTACAGCAATAGTTGGACAACAACCTTTTGGTGGTGCTAGAGCTTCTGGCACAAATGATAAAGCGGGAGCTGAGCAAAATTTAAGTAGGTGGATTTCTCCCAGAGTTGTTAAGGAAACTTTAGTTCCTGCAAAGGACTATAAGTATCCTTTCATGGATGAATAA
- a CDS encoding GNAT family N-acetyltransferase, with amino-acid sequence MKLDNLAFKSIGVENLNDLFKLQSVIMESLDDTDLFEKESEETLLPFLNKNQMYILGCYSNDALIAYGIMLFPKFEKENLGYDLGFAKDDLPYIAHIDSIAVNPKYRGLGLQVLIGNYLGNIAKSLGYIHLMSTVSPENYHSINNVFKQGFKIKKLTKKYNGKKRYIFHKKVL; translated from the coding sequence ATGAAGTTAGATAATTTAGCTTTTAAATCCATTGGTGTAGAAAATCTTAATGATTTATTTAAACTTCAAAGTGTAATTATGGAATCCCTTGATGACACTGATTTATTTGAAAAAGAAAGTGAAGAAACTCTTCTCCCATTTCTCAACAAAAATCAAATGTATATCCTGGGATGTTACTCTAATGATGCTTTAATAGCTTATGGAATAATGTTATTCCCTAAGTTTGAAAAGGAAAACCTAGGCTATGATTTAGGGTTTGCTAAAGATGACCTACCCTATATTGCCCACATTGATAGCATCGCAGTTAACCCAAAATATAGAGGGCTTGGTTTGCAGGTTCTTATAGGTAATTATCTAGGCAACATTGCTAAATCTCTAGGTTATATCCATCTAATGTCAACAGTTTCTCCTGAAAATTATCATAGCATCAACAATGTTTTTAAACAGGGTTTTAAAATTAAAAAACTCACTAAAAAGTACAATGGTAAAAAAAGGTATATTTTTCATAAAAAAGTGTTATAA
- a CDS encoding endo-beta-N-acetylglucosaminidase: MKKSFLILLVFLMALNLAACSEDMAQFEMTEEANPEVAMENGPISSYWFPDELLEWDPSEDPDLLFNKSTVPLADRVSRDRLPTINNSQNKDVNVVALSIMNSSTSGNPSNGTNEFDSNTFTYWQYIDQLVYWGGSSGEGIIVPPSPDVVDAAHKNGVPVLGTVFFPPEDYGGQMKWLEQFLVKDDDGNFPMADKLIEVASVYQFDGWFINQEIAGTEDEPVTDEHAKLMQEFIKAFKDQAPHLEIMWYDAMTKEGEMGWQNALTDENAFFLIDEKEEPVADSMFLNFWWTVQQLADKELIQYSNDKADELGIDPYDLYAGVDVQADGLFTPIRWDLFEDDNGVPLTSLGLYCPSWTYYSASNVNEFHENENLFWVNNNGDPRNPHNATGKDWRGISSYVVERTVLNSVPFTTNFNMGNGYNFFIDGEQVSKMNWNNRSMMDVMPTYRWIIDNEGNNDLTASIDYADAYYGGTSIKFRGNMESDKKSTITLFSADLEIEEDYRFTATAKAMESTELNAVLTFEDGNTEVIEGDKEVENQWTEVEFDLSSYEGEVIQTIGLEVSTKEDKDPYELSLGRLSILNNTENQETEVSNLQVIDKEFDEENIYAGIRLTWDKDDNSEFYEVYRTNDNDTKSFLGVTRNPGFFINGIEREEEGLESTFKVVPVNKHGARGTSDTTEMTWPDNRLPRAGFEASQTLIAPGDSVTFNSTSTANTEELNWSFEGADIDSSTDDEPTVTFNEEGTFKVQLTAKNDEGEDIIEKDEFITVSSKVEGELENLALDKDVDASGYVNDNEAPPFAVDGTLDTKWCVTGPAPHHITVDLGKTKTISEVFVAHAEAGGESELMNTERYIVEVSDDGEDFTEVLEVTNNSDATTLSTFKAVEARYVRLVVTKPTQGSDSAARIYQFEARGIPGEL; the protein is encoded by the coding sequence ATGAAAAAAAGTTTTTTGATTTTATTGGTTTTTCTCATGGCCTTGAATTTAGCTGCTTGTTCGGAAGATATGGCACAGTTTGAGATGACAGAAGAAGCTAATCCTGAGGTGGCTATGGAAAATGGTCCAATATCTTCTTATTGGTTTCCTGATGAATTGTTAGAGTGGGATCCCTCTGAAGATCCTGATTTATTGTTTAATAAAAGTACAGTTCCTTTGGCAGATCGAGTTTCAAGGGATCGACTGCCAACAATCAATAATTCTCAAAACAAAGATGTTAATGTTGTGGCTTTGAGCATTATGAACAGTAGTACCAGCGGTAACCCATCAAATGGAACCAATGAATTCGATTCAAACACATTTACTTATTGGCAATATATTGACCAGCTTGTGTATTGGGGTGGTTCCTCTGGTGAAGGAATAATAGTGCCCCCAAGTCCAGACGTTGTAGATGCAGCACACAAAAATGGTGTACCAGTTCTTGGAACTGTATTCTTTCCTCCAGAAGACTACGGAGGTCAAATGAAATGGTTAGAGCAGTTCTTAGTTAAAGACGATGATGGAAACTTCCCTATGGCAGATAAATTAATTGAAGTTGCATCAGTTTATCAATTTGATGGTTGGTTTATTAATCAAGAAATTGCTGGAACAGAAGATGAACCTGTAACCGATGAGCATGCTAAACTAATGCAAGAATTTATTAAAGCGTTTAAAGATCAAGCCCCTCATTTAGAGATCATGTGGTATGATGCCATGACCAAAGAAGGGGAAATGGGATGGCAAAATGCACTAACTGATGAAAATGCGTTCTTTTTAATAGATGAAAAAGAAGAGCCTGTAGCAGACAGTATGTTCTTGAATTTTTGGTGGACAGTGCAACAACTTGCAGATAAAGAGTTAATCCAATATTCAAATGATAAAGCTGATGAATTAGGTATAGATCCCTATGATTTATATGCTGGTGTAGATGTACAAGCAGACGGTCTATTTACTCCTATTAGATGGGACTTATTTGAGGATGATAACGGAGTTCCTTTAACTTCTTTAGGTTTATATTGCCCTAGTTGGACCTATTACTCAGCTAGCAACGTTAATGAGTTTCATGAGAATGAAAACTTATTTTGGGTAAACAACAATGGAGATCCAAGAAATCCCCATAACGCTACGGGAAAAGATTGGCGAGGCATATCATCTTACGTTGTTGAGCGTACTGTACTAAACTCAGTTCCTTTTACAACTAATTTTAACATGGGAAATGGATACAACTTTTTTATTGACGGTGAACAGGTGTCTAAAATGAACTGGAATAACCGTAGCATGATGGATGTGATGCCGACTTATAGATGGATAATAGACAATGAAGGAAATAACGACTTAACAGCTTCAATAGATTATGCCGATGCATACTATGGCGGAACCTCAATTAAGTTCAGAGGAAACATGGAAAGTGACAAAAAATCAACAATAACTTTATTTAGTGCAGATCTAGAAATAGAAGAGGATTATAGATTTACAGCAACTGCAAAAGCTATGGAGTCAACTGAACTCAACGCTGTTTTAACTTTTGAAGATGGAAATACAGAAGTTATAGAGGGCGATAAAGAGGTTGAAAATCAGTGGACAGAAGTTGAGTTTGACTTAAGCTCCTATGAAGGGGAAGTTATTCAAACTATAGGTTTAGAAGTTTCAACAAAAGAAGATAAAGACCCTTATGAACTGAGTTTAGGTAGACTTTCTATCCTAAACAATACTGAAAATCAAGAAACAGAAGTATCAAACTTACAGGTGATTGATAAAGAGTTTGATGAAGAAAATATTTATGCTGGCATTAGATTAACTTGGGACAAAGATGATAATAGTGAGTTTTATGAAGTATATCGCACAAATGATAATGATACAAAATCATTTTTAGGTGTTACAAGAAACCCAGGCTTTTTTATTAACGGGATAGAAAGAGAAGAAGAAGGATTAGAATCTACTTTTAAAGTAGTTCCTGTCAATAAACATGGAGCCAGAGGTACATCTGATACAACAGAGATGACTTGGCCTGATAATAGACTACCTAGGGCTGGATTTGAAGCTTCTCAAACCTTGATAGCCCCCGGTGATTCTGTAACTTTTAACAGTACTAGCACCGCAAATACTGAAGAGCTAAACTGGAGCTTTGAGGGTGCTGATATTGATTCAAGTACTGACGATGAGCCTACAGTTACCTTTAACGAAGAAGGTACATTTAAAGTACAACTTACAGCAAAAAATGATGAAGGTGAAGACATTATTGAAAAAGATGAATTTATTACTGTAAGCTCTAAAGTTGAGGGAGAACTTGAAAACTTAGCGCTAGATAAAGATGTTGATGCTTCAGGGTATGTTAATGATAACGAAGCACCACCTTTTGCGGTGGACGGTACTTTAGATACAAAATGGTGTGTTACTGGCCCAGCTCCTCACCATATTACTGTTGATTTAGGCAAAACAAAAACTATTAGTGAAGTGTTTGTCGCCCATGCAGAAGCTGGTGGAGAAAGCGAGTTAATGAACACAGAAAGATATATAGTAGAAGTAAGTGACGATGGAGAGGATTTTACCGAGGTTTTAGAGGTGACCAACAATTCTGATGCTACCACGTTATCTACGTTTAAAGCTGTTGAAGCTAGATATGTAAGATTGGTAGTAACAAAGCCAACTCAGGGTTCAGATAGCGCTGCAAGAATTTATCAATTTGAAGCTCGCGGAATACCTGGAGAACTTTAA
- a CDS encoding ABC transporter ATP-binding protein, translated as MASLNLKNVYKIFDEKVTAVNDFNLEIKDKEFIVLVGPSGCGKSTTLRMIAGLEEISQGEVYIGDEQVNETAPKDRDIAMVFQNYALYPHMTVFQNMAFGLKLKKMPKNEIDKRVQEAAKILEIEELLDRKPKALSGGQRQRVALGRAIVRDPKVFLMDEPLSNLDAKLRVVMRTEIAKLHQKLQTTFIYVTHDQTEAMTMGDRIVVMKDGVINQVDTPLNLYNNPINLFVAGFIGSPQMNFLQGKIEVKNNSTFFVFGENYIQLPEDKSSIVNEKGYLSGSEMIMGIRPEDIFNDSATIEKFIKSSIEGKVEVTEIMGADASLFVDIDGQNLVARVESSSQLKPNTMTKLALNPAKIHLFDKQTEESILY; from the coding sequence ATGGCATCATTAAATTTAAAAAATGTTTATAAAATATTTGATGAAAAAGTTACGGCTGTTAATGACTTTAATCTTGAGATAAAGGATAAGGAATTTATTGTGTTGGTGGGACCATCTGGTTGCGGAAAGTCAACAACTCTCAGGATGATTGCCGGTTTAGAGGAGATATCACAAGGTGAAGTGTATATTGGCGATGAACAAGTTAATGAAACTGCGCCTAAAGATAGAGATATTGCTATGGTATTTCAAAATTATGCACTATATCCGCATATGACAGTTTTTCAGAATATGGCATTTGGTCTTAAACTTAAAAAAATGCCTAAAAATGAAATTGATAAAAGAGTTCAGGAAGCTGCAAAAATTTTAGAAATAGAAGAATTATTGGATAGAAAGCCTAAAGCTTTATCGGGAGGGCAGAGACAAAGAGTCGCTTTAGGAAGAGCTATCGTTCGTGACCCCAAAGTGTTTTTAATGGATGAGCCATTGTCAAACTTAGATGCAAAGCTAAGGGTTGTTATGAGAACAGAGATTGCTAAATTACATCAGAAGTTGCAAACAACTTTTATTTATGTAACCCATGATCAGACAGAAGCTATGACAATGGGGGATAGAATTGTAGTAATGAAAGATGGAGTTATTAATCAAGTAGATACTCCTTTAAATCTTTATAACAATCCAATTAATCTCTTTGTAGCCGGGTTTATTGGCAGTCCTCAAATGAATTTTTTACAAGGGAAAATAGAAGTTAAAAACAATAGCACGTTTTTTGTTTTTGGAGAAAATTATATCCAGTTGCCAGAGGATAAAAGTAGCATTGTTAATGAAAAAGGATATCTAAGTGGCAGTGAGATGATTATGGGTATAAGACCAGAGGATATTTTCAATGATTCTGCTACTATAGAAAAATTTATTAAATCAAGTATTGAAGGAAAAGTAGAGGTCACTGAAATTATGGGAGCTGATGCTTCTTTGTTTGTAGATATTGACGGACAAAATTTAGTCGCTAGAGTTGAGTCCAGTTCACAATTAAAACCTAATACAATGACTAAGCTAGCTTTAAATCCAGCTAAAATACATCTGTTTGATAAACAAACAGAGGAGTCTATATTGTATTAA
- the manA gene encoding mannose-6-phosphate isomerase, class I → MIKEPLFLGPVFKERLWGGKKLKTYFNYDIPSNKTGECWAVSAHPSGESIILNSKLKGKSLKTVWEDYPQVFGYPRQKKFPLLIKILDANKDLSVQVHPDDRYAKANEVDGLGKTECWYIVDCDEDAEIVLGHKAKTHDELKKLVYNKKFESLLTKKKIRPGDFIYIPSGTIHGLCKNTVVLEVQQSSDTTYRLYDYNRKDELGNTRELHLKQAIDVIATPHDEPKNKPTVEKRDGVLKTKFIDNSFFTVQKWNIEDAGSFDKSQPFMICSVLKGDGKLVIDEKEYSIAKSSHFILPCMVEKFSIHGENLEIFVSYI, encoded by the coding sequence ATGATAAAAGAACCTTTGTTTTTGGGGCCTGTGTTTAAAGAAAGGCTCTGGGGAGGTAAAAAATTAAAAACCTATTTTAATTATGATATCCCCAGTAATAAAACAGGAGAGTGTTGGGCAGTATCTGCCCATCCCAGTGGAGAAAGTATAATTTTAAATTCTAAGCTTAAGGGAAAATCATTAAAAACAGTTTGGGAAGATTACCCACAAGTTTTTGGATACCCTAGACAAAAAAAGTTTCCGTTGCTGATTAAGATTCTTGATGCAAATAAAGATTTGTCAGTGCAAGTACATCCTGATGACCGATATGCTAAAGCCAATGAAGTGGACGGCCTCGGTAAGACTGAATGTTGGTACATAGTGGATTGTGATGAAGATGCAGAAATAGTTTTAGGACATAAAGCAAAGACCCATGATGAACTAAAAAAACTAGTTTATAACAAAAAGTTTGAATCTTTGTTGACAAAGAAGAAAATTCGACCAGGAGATTTTATCTATATTCCTAGTGGAACAATCCATGGGTTATGTAAAAACACAGTAGTGTTAGAGGTGCAACAAAGTTCTGACACAACTTATAGATTATATGACTACAACCGAAAAGATGAGTTAGGAAATACTAGAGAACTCCATTTAAAACAAGCTATAGATGTAATAGCCACTCCTCACGACGAACCAAAAAATAAGCCAACTGTGGAGAAAAGAGATGGGGTTTTAAAAACCAAGTTTATTGACAACTCATTTTTTACTGTACAAAAGTGGAATATTGAGGATGCAGGAAGTTTTGATAAAAGCCAGCCATTTATGATATGTAGCGTTTTAAAAGGTGATGGCAAATTGGTTATAGATGAGAAAGAGTATAGTATAGCAAAATCTTCCCACTTTATATTGCCTTGTATGGTCGAAAAATTTTCCATACATGGAGAAAATCTTGAAATATTTGTGTCCTATATATAA
- a CDS encoding ROK family protein produces the protein MYYGAIEAGGTKFVCAVGNKDGEIIDKTKISTQSPEETINNVINFFKNYPLKGLGIGCFGPVQIDKSQGNYGEILSTPKRKWRNFNIYKKFKNYYDIPVYLDTDVNVAALGEYRWGAAKENNSCLYVTVGTGIGAGFVKDGQTLNGVNHPEMGHIRVKRSKEDDFQGVCPYHSDCLEGLASGPAIEKRYGVKASELSHRDDVWELESYYLAQAVMNYTLILSPHKIILGGGVMKQSHVISKIKGKLEKMVNGYVKIPPEFIVKPKLNDEQGIRGALALALQEKGE, from the coding sequence GTGTATTACGGAGCAATCGAAGCAGGAGGCACAAAATTTGTTTGTGCCGTAGGTAATAAAGATGGTGAAATTATTGATAAAACAAAGATTTCTACACAATCACCAGAAGAAACCATAAACAACGTGATTAATTTTTTTAAAAATTATCCATTAAAAGGACTTGGAATAGGCTGCTTTGGTCCTGTGCAAATAGATAAAAGTCAGGGCAATTATGGAGAAATATTGAGCACACCAAAGAGAAAGTGGAGAAATTTTAATATTTATAAGAAATTTAAAAACTATTATGATATACCAGTTTATTTAGATACCGATGTAAATGTGGCTGCTTTAGGTGAGTATAGGTGGGGAGCAGCGAAAGAAAACAATAGCTGTTTATACGTAACCGTTGGCACAGGTATTGGAGCTGGCTTTGTTAAAGATGGTCAGACGTTAAATGGAGTAAATCACCCTGAGATGGGTCATATAAGGGTTAAGCGTTCAAAGGAAGATGATTTTCAAGGTGTTTGCCCTTATCACAGCGACTGTTTGGAAGGGTTAGCATCTGGTCCAGCTATAGAAAAAAGGTATGGGGTAAAAGCAAGTGAACTAAGCCACAGAGATGATGTTTGGGAATTAGAGAGCTATTACTTAGCTCAGGCTGTTATGAATTATACCTTAATATTATCTCCTCATAAAATCATTCTAGGCGGAGGCGTTATGAAACAAAGTCATGTTATATCTAAAATTAAGGGGAAATTGGAAAAAATGGTCAATGGATATGTAAAAATTCCTCCTGAATTTATAGTCAAACCTAAATTAAATGATGAACAAGGTATAAGAGGAGCTTTGGCACTAGCACTACAAGAAAAAGGAGAATAG